The sequence TCGTCTATGGTGTACAAGAAGCTTCTGTACTCAGTTATCTCCTGAACTTCATCAAGAGATGGTAAAAGACATCATTCAGTCATTGGTACATTATGCTACTTTAGCATGCACAGTAGTTTGACAGTCTTATttgttagtttatttattatagAACAATGAAAATGCGATAGACATATTGAGATGCTGTGATCGTCTCTCTGGCAACACACCGCATGTTGGCTGGGCAGATCCTGTCAGACACATGACAGCACAGGTCGAAGCCGGAGTTGTGGACTTTATTGCCTCATCGTTTAAGGTAGTAGCCATGTCATCAAAATTCCAATCTTTATTGGAAGTAGGTTATGGATTGTGTAGAAATCAATACACATTGTCCTTACCTGTTTCTTATTTTTAGGGTATTGGTTGGTCTCCTGTGTTGGTTGGAAAGATATTCAACGGTGTGGTTTGTCACTTGTGTGTTGCAAACTGTTGCTCTATGTTTGGGACAGCATTCAATATCAAGACGATGGAGTCTATTGTCTTCAATGAGGTTGTCATTTGTGTGGTATATGTTGACTGTGTGGTGAATGAATGTTGTGCGGTTGGTCATGTTGGGGGATGATGAACAAAAGGCCGAGTTTTAGTGTCAACTGGTTAtagtctgtttctgttgtcttTGATTCTGTTTATGTCTTTTTCTGATCTTTGACCAGTTGATGCAATGAAAACTTGCTGAAGCAATACTGACCCCAAGCActgtatttttctgtctgtttgtaatgCACACCTAAACTGTAGAACTAATGATTATGAATTTTGGGAAGGCATGCACTTCATCTTGGTCTTGCAAATAACATGAGTGCAGGAATTGGACTAAACCATTGGctgttatgttatgttataTTAGGTTATGACAGTCGGTCACCATGCTGTTATTTCAACATTTGATTTTTGCTTAGGGATTTTATCTGCTTGCACTTGATacttaataatttaatttgcCCAGGCAAAGAACTGGCAAATCAGCCAGTATACTATATAACAGTGTGCTCAAGTAGTGAAAGCCTTTTTATTAAAAAAAAGCCAAATTTTTGGCTCTGAGAATATAGATCATTGAAAGTATACTATAGAAAGTGTACTAAGTATGTCCAATTCTCCTAAGTTTTTCTTCAGAATGGCACATAGACAATCATTAAGGACACTGTGCCCTTCAAAATAAGCCTAGCAAGAGTGCTGATATAAATGTGGCTGAAGTGTAGATTATGACAACTAACAGTTGATTATGAATGTTGAATTTGAAGGAGGCATCATCTCTAGTTGCTGACTTCTTTCGTCGTTGCAAGGGGTATGTTACTCAACAGTTAATCAGAGTCAGAGATACTACAGATTGGAAGCAGTTACCTAAGACATTACAGGATGAACTGGAAGAATCCTCTGGTATGCTAACACAAATGGCTCAGTCTATATGTGTGAATTTGTGATGTGTTAAACATTGATTTCTGCAGCATCCAGTTTTGTCGAACTTGGATCAAACAGCAGGAAACTTGTAAGTTTACATTATTTTATGTAGACAGAGTATTAAATATAGTCAAGCAGTTGTTGTTATTTGATAATAATTGCTTCTTGTTTAGTCTGCTAGAGCTTTTTCATCAAGAAACACAGTCATTACAGGGAGGAGACACCCAGCCAAATGggcagaaaagaaaaaatgaaATGTAACATAATAAGATAAGCGTTTTTGCGCATTTCATAAGGTTTTCCAGACTACATTTAGTTGATCAATTGcaatttacttattttttgATCAGAAACTGAAAGTTTATGTATACAGCAGACAGCACTACTAATAGTAGGATTGCTGATGGCAGTGCACTCGAGGCTGTACGCGCATTCAGAGCCATGTATGCACCCGTACTCGGAGCCATGTACGCACGCGCGATTCGACCACACCCGCGGCCTGATTTCTCGTGTCATGTCCAACCCGATTATTGTCTACGTTTCTACAGTCTCCAGCAACTTGGAGGTGTTGTCGTGTTTCGATAATAGTCCTCTAATGAAAGCGGTTATGGTTCTTGTCTTGCAGATCaagaaacagcagcagaagctcGAGATGATTCTGTCTTCCAAGAAAGTTCCGGTGGATTACATTGATGTTGCTTCCAGTGAAGAGGCGAAAGCCGAAATGAGAGAAAAGGCTAAAGATCCAAAGGCCTTACCGCCTCAATTTGTTCACAGAAATCACGGCTATCTAGGCGTAATAATGGATATTTGTCTACGGTCGTACCATATTTGTGTGCACACCTTATGTCGTGTCTAAATTTTAGGACTACAAAGCATTCGAAGAGGCTTTGGAGAGTGAATCGCTgtttgaatttttgaaataCACTCCCTAGACGACGGGAGTGATCATTGAGCTAGCTATACACGTACTGAGTGTATACGTATGTGGGTAAACAGATAGTAGAGCTACGAATGTAGCTTGAGGGTGCACGCTGCTGTCAGGATATTTTGGTTGTGTAGTTGTGAGTGTTTGAATAGAATTTAGGGAGCTGTTTTTGATTGCAAGGAATAGCATTGCATTGCAAGGTGTTGAAGTTGTGAACAGGGTGAGGTAGTGTTTCTTTATGTCTTCAACCAGAATCAGTGGTGCTCAACTGACCTTGATCCACCAGCTAATCCAGCGCTGGATTATGGCTGGATTAGCTCGTTAAGCTCCACTGATTCTGGTTGAAGACCTAGACACTACTGGAGCTACCTCACCTGTTAGAGCTCAACTCGAGTAGCTGGTGGAGAATTAAGAAATGTGTCCTACCATTCCTTTCATTCATGAGGAAAATGTTGCTCTGTAGCTATAGAGGTGTTGTTGCAGACTGGAGCTCTTCTTTTCCGGATGAGCTTTTCTCCAGCAGAGATAGAATGGTGTGGTACCGGTGACTTCTAGCACCATTGAATATGTAGCGACTGGGTAAGACCCTGATTACTGCACAAAATTTAGTGTACATGTGGACATGCAATATCAATTAATCTACACAgggacatggacacacacacacacacacacacacacacacacacacacacacacacacacacacacacacacctgataACTGGGTTCTTGTGCATTAAGCAGGAGCCATGGACCATGCTAGCCAAGTTCTTGCAGGAGCGTCGACTGCAATGCCAACTGCGGTATGGACATccaaagtcccaccaggaTCCTAAATTTTCTTAGTGCATGACTGATACATTCATGTTTTTCAAGTCATTTGACACTGCATCCTTCCACCTCTTTTTAGCGCTATGGCGCGGCCTTTTAGAGAGTAGCCCTCCAAAAGAATTTGCTTAGGAGCATGAGTggagtcacacacacacacacacacacacacacacacacacacacacacacacacacacacaaacacacacacacaccatacaaacacacgtacgtgcgcgcacacacacacacacacacacacacacacaccacacaaacacacacacacacacacacacacacacaacacacacacacaccaacacacacacacacacacacacacacacacacacacacaccaacacacacacacacacaccaacacacacacacacacacacaccaacacacacacacacacacacacacacaccaacacacacacacacacacacacaccaacacacacacacacacacacacacacaccaacacacacacacacaccaacacacacacacacacacacacacacacacacacaccaacacgcgtgcacacacacacacacacacacacacaccaacacacacacacacacacacacacacacacacacacataccaacacacacacacacacacacacacacacgcacgcacacacacacacacacacacacaccaacacacacacacacaccaacacacacacacacacacacacaccaacacacacacacacacacacacaccaacacacacacacaccaacacacacacacaccaacacacacacacacacacacacacacacacacacacacacacaccaacacacacacacacacacacacacacacacacacacacacacacacacaccaacacacacacacacacacacacacaccaacacacacacacacaccaacacacacacacacacacacaccaacacacacacacacacacacacacacaccaacacacacacacacaccaacacacacacacaccaacacacacacacacacacacacacacacacacacacacaccaacacacacacacacacacacacacaca is a genomic window of Corticium candelabrum chromosome 11, ooCorCand1.1, whole genome shotgun sequence containing:
- the LOC134187143 gene encoding SH3 domain-binding glutamic acid-rich-like protein 2, which translates into the protein MSNPIIVYVSTVSSNLEVLSCFDNSPLMKAVMVLVLQIKKQQQKLEMILSSKKVPVDYIDVASSEEAKAEMREKAKDPKALPPQFVHRNHGYLGDYKAFEEALESESLFEFLKYTP